A window of the Callospermophilus lateralis isolate mCalLat2 chromosome 7, mCalLat2.hap1, whole genome shotgun sequence genome harbors these coding sequences:
- the Ube2u gene encoding ubiquitin-conjugating enzyme E2 U, whose protein sequence is MYSRAYILLERDLKELNQSNFVGITAFPITDDMLKWQAEIEGLQNSSLHGFVLQLTIEFTSEYNLAPPVVKFTTIPFHPNVDPYTGQPCIDFLDNPKMWNTGYTLSSILLALQVMLSYPVLENPVNMQAAQMLIKDEYMYRKIIRKLFQEPLKLKDDDMQLSQDQDKLVRSIKSISFNDYYKTWSRIATSKATESYRAPLLGDPHFIGEYYKWKKTDKGHPKEWKLK, encoded by the exons ATGTACAGCAGAGCTTACATCTTGCTGGAAAGAGACTTAAAAGAGTTGAACCAGAGCAATTTTGTG GGTATTACTGCTTTTCCTATAACTGATGATATGCTGAAATGGCAAGCTGAAATTGAAGGTCTACAGAATTCAAGTTTGCATG GATTTGTTTTACAACTGACAATAGAATTTACATCGGAATACAACCTTGCCCCTCCAGTTGTGAAATTTACAACAATTCCTTTTCATCCAAATG TAGACCCATATACTGGTCAGCCCTGTATAGATTTTTTGGACAACCCCAAGATGTGGAATACAGGCTATACATTGAGCAGTATCTTACTTGCCCTACAG GTTATGCTTTCTTACCCAGTGCTGGAAAACCCAGTGAACATGCAAGCGGCCCAAATGCTGATTAAAGATGAATATATGTATAGAAAAATAATTCGAAAGCTATTCCAGGAGCCATTAAAAC tgaaAGATGATGACATGCAGTTATCTCAAGACCAAGATAAATTGGTCAG atcAATTAAATCCATCTCATTTAATGATTACTACAAGACATGGTCTAGAATAGCCACATCCAAAGCGACAGAATCCTACAGAGCTCCAC TGCTTGGAGATCCACATTTCATTGGAGAGTATTATAAATGGAAGAAAACTGATAAAGGACATCCTAAAGAATGGAAGTTAAAGTAA